The following nucleotide sequence is from Saccharomyces kudriavzevii IFO 1802 strain IFO1802 genome assembly, chromosome: 5.
ATGTATGGAACCGTCTCCACAGACTATACAGTCCATAGGGAAATCGTGTTTCTCTAAAGGAATAGGCGAAGTGACTTGCTCCATAAGGCATAGCCCTACTAGGAGAGGTTTTTGACCTTCATGTAGTATCTTATAACGCTGGAAGAAATCGTCGTAGTAGCCGGCACCGTGACCCATCCTTGCACCGGTTTTAATATCGAATGCCACTCCAGGCACCAACACAAGATCCAAACTGGTGGCCTCATCGATGTGTGCTTCGGGCTCTCTTAGCTGATACGGACCTACAGGCCTCAAGTTGTGCACCATTGTCAAACTACTCATTCGATGAAATATCAAATGTGCATGATGGTCTTCCCGTAATTTAAAGTGCTTGGATTCGGAAGTATGTGTACATCTTGGCAAAAAGACCTCTTGCCCATCATGAAACAGGTTCTTTATAACTTCTTCGGTCATTACTTCTCCTTTATCCATGCTCATATAACA
It contains:
- the FAU1 gene encoding 5-formyltetrahydrofolate cyclo-ligase (similar to Saccharomyces cerevisiae FAU1 (YER183C); ancestral locus Anc_4.388), with product MVTKQLLRRQIKTAIRALDCGTIAAESHAISKVVRSLIASINARRVACYMSMDKGEVMTEEVIKNLFHDGQEVFLPRCTHTSESKHFKLREDHHAHLIFHRMSSLTMVHNLRPVGPYQLREPEAHIDEATSLDLVLVPGVAFDIKTGARMGHGAGYYDDFFQRYKILHEGQKPLLVGLCLMEQVTSPIPLEKHDFPMDCIVCGDGSIHWVR